In one Bombus fervidus isolate BK054 chromosome 16, iyBomFerv1, whole genome shotgun sequence genomic region, the following are encoded:
- the Cdgapr gene encoding GTPase-activating protein CdGAPr isoform X6: MPGPAQERPRAQRLTDIEPQTAKVSLSEGTNDSDSYAVRVTSGDACWTLQRSYDNFVMFDKQLHRCIFDRKFSSLTKLPDTRPKNTCDILRDYLNRFSQLNHEGLNCGPVLNWLQLDNRGRRILVPESDSCPINTPAVAAAYAVRPYVAQAPDEISFQVGDMISVIDMPPPGESTWWRGKHGFAVGFFPAECVAVIGDKVPRHLTVSTTVRSKLPVKPVLRKHGKLIAFFRSFILNRPSRRRLKQSGILKERVFGCDLGEHLLNSGQDVPTVLTCCAEFIENHGLVDGIYRLSGVTSNIQRLRNAFDEDRVPALHSDESILQDIHSVASLLKMYFRELPNPLCTYQLYSTFVSAVQASTDAERLRRMRDTVRKLPPPHYRTLEYLMRHLVRVAARGAETGMTPRNVAIVWAPNLLRCKELEVGGVAALQGVGVQAVVTEFLVCYAELIFGDGPVGRPKSLAITTPARLLSLEEARNRSLRGEPDYVEVGAGPAGLPLHYHTVIELPRKRNGSKRSPSLNWRALFGRGGLGARGKTRQVGTPPQTETVPSSLNSLRRLRPVKSADSLDGEDSLGPLLGPPPARPCGHSRSVSHDSYFDHLADAPNTSSPLDLSEIQLNFDLEEREMRMFSEEESGGVASVEASPRRQRTEGTQNTAATGGSKRKRSRLEERLQCDVELRFIDSQSPDQVMVSADVHSMDTPSPLPTPGYLPLLSEASTPLTPATLHGTPHSTSPVPANSPRISFRSFTLPLEIDEEQSNANKLNRTSVSSDKSSDPSHRLSVNLEGQSNAKSCERIMTYDKHVDLYDDKESSKAQKTSKESNLVVSDVVDQDMTPCDRLMSHPSEIESSKVTMSPCKDVENRSSSCSVDDNKSHSDNRDTLDVRKHDASTNKSIGSQHDDAMAGNSNAHRNELPGLPLSSATDLDSPMSCEQTIEDLPDSGFVICDNSDKIFTNTETSQMISNTNDSGEWVIVETTGSITTPTSESSSSKDPLEGTVNNAIATDAPQLRSMSENVSRTSLDLTMGSTVDTDTSCIGVSDLTESPVLPQESAEMTFDVADNRDLEEHDATAQRTSRAFEDQTSFGMVNSGNNYSNIVHSPIHDQDNGNEKIRTVSMTDIRMNQKSSEMEHEVTACYSQLDNTEAFNRNENPAKKEAVVEEKTFESSQRSSKSHSDFQQKEIRRSLQLHQKPQFQASDRRSFSNQSKKSQDLDLSLANTDNKQRSQSQKPEKCQSFEYVSPKESAQNSQQHKQFPTRTEDASKCNNVKNSQLQEHIEVVIPSENAAEPSEIAHPPEGASEPTSLNSSCTFSNASSPVDDSIVLRDTAAILQELALQRLSGGIVGDLSVPPRRRYETENNKDRRSFDSEIGREIVRERKMRQELDSARGKSEEPPVNNTQHLPPCLRARHARATRASLSRSLDEAKFNKMSEEASLPVKQATEDAQHSSTPNVGTGSSNSSSANSDKTHLKNLGGLDLGDPQCRERIEKYKEERRTFLRDKYRSESFRGMLSKTEDDGEQALLARLKQRATRPSLH; this comes from the exons GTTTCGCTTAGCGAAGGTACCAATGATTCCGACAGCTACGCGGTCAGAGTAACATCTGGGGACGCATGCTGGACGCTGCAACGATCTTATGATAATTTTGTTATGTTTGACAAGCAATTGCATCGCTGCATATTTGACAGGAAGTTCTCTTCCTTAACAAAGCTTCCAGATACACGGCCAAAGAACACCTGTGATATACTGAGGGACTATTTGAATAGGTTCTCGCAGTTAAATCACGAAGGCCTAAATTGCGGTCCTGTGTTAAATTGGTTGCAGCTAGATAATAGAGGAAGAAGAATCCTCGTGCCAGAGTCAGATTCATGTCCCATTAATACTCCCGCAGTAGCCGCGGCTTATGCAGTTAGACCTTACGTGGCTCAGGCACCGGATGAAATCTCCTTTCAG GTTGGAGACATGATTTCTGTAATAGATATGCCTCCTCCAGGGGAAAGTACTTGGTGGCGTGGGAAGCACGGATTTGCAGTCGGTTTTTTCCCAGCCGAATGTGTGGCTGTGATCGGGGATAAAGTACCACGGCATCTGACCGTGTCAACGACAGTTAGATCAAAGTTACCCGTGAAACCGGTGCTTAGAAAGCACGGAAAGCTAATCGCCTTTTTCAGATCGTTCATATTGAATAGACCGTCTAGGAGACGATTAAAGCAGTCAGGAATCCTGAAGGAACGTGTATTTGGTTGTGATTTAGGGGAACATCTTTTAAATTCTGGTCAAGATg TGCCTACCGTTTTAACGTGTTGCGCTGAATTCATCGAGAATCATGGCTTAGTGGACGGTATATATCGTCTAAGCGGCGTGACATCGAACATTCAGAGATTACGAAACGCGTTCGACGAGGATCGTGTTCCTGCATTGCATTCCGATGAAAGtattttacaagatattcATTCTGTAGCGTCGTTGTTGAAAATGTACTTCAGAGAACTACCGAATCCACTCTGTACATACCAGCTTTATTCTACTTTCGTTAGCGCGGTTCAAGCTAGCACCGACGCGGAAAGATTAAGGCGGATGAGGGATACCGTTAGAAAATTACCACCACCGCATTACAG AACCTTAGAGTATCTGATGCGTCATTTAGTGAGAGTGGCAGCTCGAGGAGCGGAGACCGGTATGACACCACGTAACGTTGCCATTGTTTGGGCTCCAAACCTTCTAAGATGCAAGGAATTAGAGGTTGGGGGTGTAGCAGCGTTGCAGGGTGTCGGTGTGCAGGCTGTGGTCACAGAGTTTTTAGTCTGTTACGCCGAATTAATTTTCGGAGACGGTCCAGTTGGACGGCCGAAATCGCTAGCTATTACAACACCGGCGAGATTGCTCAGTTTGGAAGAGGCTCGAAATCGAAGCTTGAGGGGCGAGCCTGATTACGTGGAAGTGGGCGCCGGTCCAGCCGGGTTACCATTACATTACCATACGGTCATAGAATTACCGCGAAAGAGAAACGGCTCGAAACGTTCACCCTCATTGAACTGGAGAGCTTTATTCGGACGAGGTGGCTTGGGTGCCAGAGGAAAAACAAGACAAGTTGGCACGCCACCTCAAACAGAAACGGTGCCAAGTTCCTTAAACTCCTTACGACGGTTAAGACCAGTGAAAAGCGCAGACAGCTTGGACGGTGAGGACAGTTTAGGTCCTCTGCTTGGACCACCACCAGCTAGACCTTGCGGACATAGTCGATCGGTTTCGCATGATTCGTATTTCGATCATTTAGCGGACGCACCGAATACATCGTCGCCGTTGGATCTGTCGGAAATTCAGCTTAATTTCGACTTGGAGGAACGAGAGATGAGAATGTTCTCGGAGGAGGAGAGTGGCGGGGTAGCGTCGGTAGAAGCGTCACCAAGACGTCAGAGGACGGAAGGAACACAAAATACCGCTGCCACCGGTGGATCTAAGAGAAAGAGATCGCGATTAGAGGAAAGACTGCAGTGCGACGTTGAGTTGCGCTTCATTGATAGCCAAAGTCCTGATCAg GTGATGGTTTCTGCAGATGTTCACAGTATGGATACCCCATCTCCCTTGCCAACACCAGGGTACCTTCCATTATTATCCGAAGCTTCAACCCCACTCACACCCGCCACGCTACATGGAACACCGCATTCTACATCACCTGTACCAGCTAACAGTCCTAGGATAAGTTTTCGAAGTTTCACTTTACCTTTAGAGATCGACGAAGAACAAAGCAACGCGAACAAATTGAACAGAACTAGCGTGTCTTCCGATAAATCATCCGACCCTAGTCATAGGTTATCCGTAAACTTAGAAGGACAGAGTAACGCTAAGTCCTGCGAGAGGATAATGACATACGACAAACATGTAGATTTGTACGATGATAAAGAGTCTTCCAAGGCTCAAAAGACTTCGAAGGAATCGAACCTAGTTGTATCAGACGTAGTCGACCAAGACATGACACCTTGCGATAGGTTAATGTCTCATCCTAGCGAGATAGAATCTAGTAAAGTAACCATGTCTCCGTGTAAAGACGTAGAAAATAGATCGAGCTCCTGTTCCGTTGACGATAATAAATCTCACAGTGACAACAGAGACACGTTGGACGTGAGAAAACACGATGCATCGACCAACAAATCGATCGGTTCGCAGCACGACGATGCCATGGCTGGAAATTCAAACGCACACAGAAACGAATTGCCAGGACTGCCACTATCTAGCGCCACCGATCTAGACTCTCCGATGTCATGCGAGCAGACTATCGAGGACTTGCCTGATTCCGGTTTTGTGATTTGTGATAACTCTGACAAGATATTCACCAACACAGAAACGTCACAGATGATATCGAATACCAACGATTCTGGCGAATGGGTGATAGTCGAGACTACGGGCTCGATCACGACACCGACGAGCGAGTCGAGCAGTTCGAAGGATCCTTTGGAAGGCACCGTGAATAACGCGATCGCGACTGATGCACCGCAACTGAGATCCATGTCGGAGAACGTTTCCAGAACCTCCTTGGATCTCACTATGGGCTCGACAGTAGACACAGACACATCGTGCATTGGTGTTAGTGATTTAACCGAAAGTCCCGTTCTTCCTCAAGAATCTGCCGAGATGACATTTGACGTTGCCGACAACAGAGACCTCGAGGAGCACGACGCCACCGCGCAGAGGACTTCTAGAGCTTTCGAGGACCAAACGAGTTTCGGGATGGTCAATTCTGGcaataattattcaaacatCGTTCACTCGCCCATACACGATCAGGATAATGGAAATGAGAAAATTCGCACCGTTAGTATGACGGACATTCGTATGAACCAGAAATCTAGCGAAATGGAGCACGAAGTCACCGCCTGCTATTCGCAACTGGACAACACCGAAGCCTTCAACAGAAACGAGAATCCAGCAAAGAAAGAAGCTGTGGTAGAAGAGAAGACCTTCGAAAGCTCTCAACGCTCTTCGAAAAGCCACTCAGACTTTCAGCAGAAAGAAATTCGACGTTCTTTGCAGCTACATCAGAAGCCACAATTCCAAGCAAGCGATCGCCGTTCGTTCTCTAATCAATCAAAGAAGAGCCAGGATCTGGATCTGTCCTTGGCCAATACGGATAATAAGCAACGCAGCCAGAGTCAAAAGCCAGAAAAGTGCCAAAGCTTCGAATACGTTTCACCAAAGGAATCAGCTCAAAACAGTCAGCAACACAAGCAGTTCCCTACACGTACTGAGGACGCTTCTAAATGTAACAACGTGAAGAACAGTCAACTGCAAGAGCACATAGAAGTAGTAATACCATCGGAAAATGCTGCCGAGCCCAGTGAAATAGCCCATCCCCCGGAAGGTGCATCCGAACCAACGTCTTTAAACTCATCTTGTACCTTCTCGAATGCATCTTCTCCAGTGGATGATTCTATCGTTCTTCGAGATACAGCAGCTATACTTCAAGAGTTAGCGTTGCAAAGATTATCTGGAGGCATTGTGGGTGACTTGTCTGTTCCTCCGCGAAGAAGATACGAAACGGAGAATAATAAAGATAGAAGAAGCTTCGATTCTGAGATCGGTAGGGAGATAGTTCGTGAAAGAAAGATGAGGCAGGAACTGGACTCTGCTCGGGGAAAGTCGGAAGAGCCACCGGTGAATAATACTCAACATCTGCCGCCATGTTTGAGAGCTCGTCACGCAAGAGCAACACGAGCGTCTCTTAGTAGATCATTAGACGAGGCAAAGTTTAACAAAATGTCGGAGGAAGCTTCTCTACCTGTGAAACAGGCTACGGAGGACGCACAGCACAGTTCCACACCTAACGTTGGAACAGGATCGTCGAACAGTTCCTCGGCTAACTCCGATAAAACGCATCTAAAGAACCTAGGTGGTTTAGACTTAGGCGATCCCCAGTGCAGAGAAAGGAtagaaaagtacaaagaagAGAGGAGAACGTTCTTAAGGGACAAGTACAGATCGGAGAGTTTTCGAGGGATGTTATCGAAGACAGAAGACGATGGGGAGCAGGCGCTTTTGGCTAGGCTAAAACAGAGAGCCACTAGGCCCTCCCTTCATTGa
- the Cdgapr gene encoding GTPase-activating protein CdGAPr isoform X3, translating into MRRVFLASCASCSSRLEGLGCNRTDDFSTPVSSGSNMSSIARFPKLDECAHFHYEHVELSSLEVSLSEGTNDSDSYAVRVTSGDACWTLQRSYDNFVMFDKQLHRCIFDRKFSSLTKLPDTRPKNTCDILRDYLNRFSQLNHEGLNCGPVLNWLQLDNRGRRILVPESDSCPINTPAVAAAYAVRPYVAQAPDEISFQVGDMISVIDMPPPGESTWWRGKHGFAVGFFPAECVAVIGDKVPRHLTVSTTVRSKLPVKPVLRKHGKLIAFFRSFILNRPSRRRLKQSGILKERVFGCDLGEHLLNSGQDVPTVLTCCAEFIENHGLVDGIYRLSGVTSNIQRLRNAFDEDRVPALHSDESILQDIHSVASLLKMYFRELPNPLCTYQLYSTFVSAVQASTDAERLRRMRDTVRKLPPPHYRTLEYLMRHLVRVAARGAETGMTPRNVAIVWAPNLLRCKELEVGGVAALQGVGVQAVVTEFLVCYAELIFGDGPVGRPKSLAITTPARLLSLEEARNRSLRGEPDYVEVGAGPAGLPLHYHTVIELPRKRNGSKRSPSLNWRALFGRGGLGARGKTRQVGTPPQTETVPSSLNSLRRLRPVKSADSLDGEDSLGPLLGPPPARPCGHSRSVSHDSYFDHLADAPNTSSPLDLSEIQLNFDLEEREMRMFSEEESGGVASVEASPRRQRTEGTQNTAATGGSKRKRSRLEERLQCDVELRFIDSQSPDQVMVSADVHSMDTPSPLPTPGYLPLLSEASTPLTPATLHGTPHSTSPVPANSPRISFRSFTLPLEIDEEQSNANKLNRTSVSSDKSSDPSHRLSVNLEGQSNAKSCERIMTYDKHVDLYDDKESSKAQKTSKESNLVVSDVVDQDMTPCDRLMSHPSEIESSKVTMSPCKDVENRSSSCSVDDNKSHSDNRDTLDVRKHDASTNKSIGSQHDDAMAGNSNAHRNELPGLPLSSATDLDSPMSCEQTIEDLPDSGFVICDNSDKIFTNTETSQMISNTNDSGEWVIVETTGSITTPTSESSSSKDPLEGTVNNAIATDAPQLRSMSENVSRTSLDLTMGSTVDTDTSCIGVSDLTESPVLPQESAEMTFDVADNRDLEEHDATAQRTSRAFEDQTSFGMVNSGNNYSNIVHSPIHDQDNGNEKIRTVSMTDIRMNQKSSEMEHEVTACYSQLDNTEAFNRNENPAKKEAVVEEKTFESSQRSSKSHSDFQQKEIRRSLQLHQKPQFQASDRRSFSNQSKKSQDLDLSLANTDNKQRSQSQKPEKCQSFEYVSPKESAQNSQQHKQFPTRTEDASKCNNVKNSQLQEHIEVVIPSENAAEPSEIAHPPEGASEPTSLNSSCTFSNASSPVDDSIVLRDTAAILQELALQRLSGGIVGDLSVPPRRRYETENNKDRRSFDSEIGREIVRERKMRQELDSARGKSEEPPVNNTQHLPPCLRARHARATRASLSRSLDEAKFNKMSEEASLPVKQATEDAQHSSTPNVGTGSSNSSSANSDKTHLKNLGGLDLGDPQCRERIEKYKEERRTFLRDKYRSESFRGMLSKTEDDGEQALLARLKQRATRPSLH; encoded by the exons ATGCGTCGCGTCTTCCTCGCCAGCTGTGCCAGCTGTTCCAGCCGTCTCGAG GGATTAGGATGTAATCGAACGGACGATTTCAGTACACCAGTCAGTTCTGGCAGCAACATGAGCAGTATAGCACGGTTTCCAAAGTTGGACGAGTGTGCCCACTTTCATTACGAACATGTTGAACTCAGTTCCTTGGAG GTTTCGCTTAGCGAAGGTACCAATGATTCCGACAGCTACGCGGTCAGAGTAACATCTGGGGACGCATGCTGGACGCTGCAACGATCTTATGATAATTTTGTTATGTTTGACAAGCAATTGCATCGCTGCATATTTGACAGGAAGTTCTCTTCCTTAACAAAGCTTCCAGATACACGGCCAAAGAACACCTGTGATATACTGAGGGACTATTTGAATAGGTTCTCGCAGTTAAATCACGAAGGCCTAAATTGCGGTCCTGTGTTAAATTGGTTGCAGCTAGATAATAGAGGAAGAAGAATCCTCGTGCCAGAGTCAGATTCATGTCCCATTAATACTCCCGCAGTAGCCGCGGCTTATGCAGTTAGACCTTACGTGGCTCAGGCACCGGATGAAATCTCCTTTCAG GTTGGAGACATGATTTCTGTAATAGATATGCCTCCTCCAGGGGAAAGTACTTGGTGGCGTGGGAAGCACGGATTTGCAGTCGGTTTTTTCCCAGCCGAATGTGTGGCTGTGATCGGGGATAAAGTACCACGGCATCTGACCGTGTCAACGACAGTTAGATCAAAGTTACCCGTGAAACCGGTGCTTAGAAAGCACGGAAAGCTAATCGCCTTTTTCAGATCGTTCATATTGAATAGACCGTCTAGGAGACGATTAAAGCAGTCAGGAATCCTGAAGGAACGTGTATTTGGTTGTGATTTAGGGGAACATCTTTTAAATTCTGGTCAAGATg TGCCTACCGTTTTAACGTGTTGCGCTGAATTCATCGAGAATCATGGCTTAGTGGACGGTATATATCGTCTAAGCGGCGTGACATCGAACATTCAGAGATTACGAAACGCGTTCGACGAGGATCGTGTTCCTGCATTGCATTCCGATGAAAGtattttacaagatattcATTCTGTAGCGTCGTTGTTGAAAATGTACTTCAGAGAACTACCGAATCCACTCTGTACATACCAGCTTTATTCTACTTTCGTTAGCGCGGTTCAAGCTAGCACCGACGCGGAAAGATTAAGGCGGATGAGGGATACCGTTAGAAAATTACCACCACCGCATTACAG AACCTTAGAGTATCTGATGCGTCATTTAGTGAGAGTGGCAGCTCGAGGAGCGGAGACCGGTATGACACCACGTAACGTTGCCATTGTTTGGGCTCCAAACCTTCTAAGATGCAAGGAATTAGAGGTTGGGGGTGTAGCAGCGTTGCAGGGTGTCGGTGTGCAGGCTGTGGTCACAGAGTTTTTAGTCTGTTACGCCGAATTAATTTTCGGAGACGGTCCAGTTGGACGGCCGAAATCGCTAGCTATTACAACACCGGCGAGATTGCTCAGTTTGGAAGAGGCTCGAAATCGAAGCTTGAGGGGCGAGCCTGATTACGTGGAAGTGGGCGCCGGTCCAGCCGGGTTACCATTACATTACCATACGGTCATAGAATTACCGCGAAAGAGAAACGGCTCGAAACGTTCACCCTCATTGAACTGGAGAGCTTTATTCGGACGAGGTGGCTTGGGTGCCAGAGGAAAAACAAGACAAGTTGGCACGCCACCTCAAACAGAAACGGTGCCAAGTTCCTTAAACTCCTTACGACGGTTAAGACCAGTGAAAAGCGCAGACAGCTTGGACGGTGAGGACAGTTTAGGTCCTCTGCTTGGACCACCACCAGCTAGACCTTGCGGACATAGTCGATCGGTTTCGCATGATTCGTATTTCGATCATTTAGCGGACGCACCGAATACATCGTCGCCGTTGGATCTGTCGGAAATTCAGCTTAATTTCGACTTGGAGGAACGAGAGATGAGAATGTTCTCGGAGGAGGAGAGTGGCGGGGTAGCGTCGGTAGAAGCGTCACCAAGACGTCAGAGGACGGAAGGAACACAAAATACCGCTGCCACCGGTGGATCTAAGAGAAAGAGATCGCGATTAGAGGAAAGACTGCAGTGCGACGTTGAGTTGCGCTTCATTGATAGCCAAAGTCCTGATCAg GTGATGGTTTCTGCAGATGTTCACAGTATGGATACCCCATCTCCCTTGCCAACACCAGGGTACCTTCCATTATTATCCGAAGCTTCAACCCCACTCACACCCGCCACGCTACATGGAACACCGCATTCTACATCACCTGTACCAGCTAACAGTCCTAGGATAAGTTTTCGAAGTTTCACTTTACCTTTAGAGATCGACGAAGAACAAAGCAACGCGAACAAATTGAACAGAACTAGCGTGTCTTCCGATAAATCATCCGACCCTAGTCATAGGTTATCCGTAAACTTAGAAGGACAGAGTAACGCTAAGTCCTGCGAGAGGATAATGACATACGACAAACATGTAGATTTGTACGATGATAAAGAGTCTTCCAAGGCTCAAAAGACTTCGAAGGAATCGAACCTAGTTGTATCAGACGTAGTCGACCAAGACATGACACCTTGCGATAGGTTAATGTCTCATCCTAGCGAGATAGAATCTAGTAAAGTAACCATGTCTCCGTGTAAAGACGTAGAAAATAGATCGAGCTCCTGTTCCGTTGACGATAATAAATCTCACAGTGACAACAGAGACACGTTGGACGTGAGAAAACACGATGCATCGACCAACAAATCGATCGGTTCGCAGCACGACGATGCCATGGCTGGAAATTCAAACGCACACAGAAACGAATTGCCAGGACTGCCACTATCTAGCGCCACCGATCTAGACTCTCCGATGTCATGCGAGCAGACTATCGAGGACTTGCCTGATTCCGGTTTTGTGATTTGTGATAACTCTGACAAGATATTCACCAACACAGAAACGTCACAGATGATATCGAATACCAACGATTCTGGCGAATGGGTGATAGTCGAGACTACGGGCTCGATCACGACACCGACGAGCGAGTCGAGCAGTTCGAAGGATCCTTTGGAAGGCACCGTGAATAACGCGATCGCGACTGATGCACCGCAACTGAGATCCATGTCGGAGAACGTTTCCAGAACCTCCTTGGATCTCACTATGGGCTCGACAGTAGACACAGACACATCGTGCATTGGTGTTAGTGATTTAACCGAAAGTCCCGTTCTTCCTCAAGAATCTGCCGAGATGACATTTGACGTTGCCGACAACAGAGACCTCGAGGAGCACGACGCCACCGCGCAGAGGACTTCTAGAGCTTTCGAGGACCAAACGAGTTTCGGGATGGTCAATTCTGGcaataattattcaaacatCGTTCACTCGCCCATACACGATCAGGATAATGGAAATGAGAAAATTCGCACCGTTAGTATGACGGACATTCGTATGAACCAGAAATCTAGCGAAATGGAGCACGAAGTCACCGCCTGCTATTCGCAACTGGACAACACCGAAGCCTTCAACAGAAACGAGAATCCAGCAAAGAAAGAAGCTGTGGTAGAAGAGAAGACCTTCGAAAGCTCTCAACGCTCTTCGAAAAGCCACTCAGACTTTCAGCAGAAAGAAATTCGACGTTCTTTGCAGCTACATCAGAAGCCACAATTCCAAGCAAGCGATCGCCGTTCGTTCTCTAATCAATCAAAGAAGAGCCAGGATCTGGATCTGTCCTTGGCCAATACGGATAATAAGCAACGCAGCCAGAGTCAAAAGCCAGAAAAGTGCCAAAGCTTCGAATACGTTTCACCAAAGGAATCAGCTCAAAACAGTCAGCAACACAAGCAGTTCCCTACACGTACTGAGGACGCTTCTAAATGTAACAACGTGAAGAACAGTCAACTGCAAGAGCACATAGAAGTAGTAATACCATCGGAAAATGCTGCCGAGCCCAGTGAAATAGCCCATCCCCCGGAAGGTGCATCCGAACCAACGTCTTTAAACTCATCTTGTACCTTCTCGAATGCATCTTCTCCAGTGGATGATTCTATCGTTCTTCGAGATACAGCAGCTATACTTCAAGAGTTAGCGTTGCAAAGATTATCTGGAGGCATTGTGGGTGACTTGTCTGTTCCTCCGCGAAGAAGATACGAAACGGAGAATAATAAAGATAGAAGAAGCTTCGATTCTGAGATCGGTAGGGAGATAGTTCGTGAAAGAAAGATGAGGCAGGAACTGGACTCTGCTCGGGGAAAGTCGGAAGAGCCACCGGTGAATAATACTCAACATCTGCCGCCATGTTTGAGAGCTCGTCACGCAAGAGCAACACGAGCGTCTCTTAGTAGATCATTAGACGAGGCAAAGTTTAACAAAATGTCGGAGGAAGCTTCTCTACCTGTGAAACAGGCTACGGAGGACGCACAGCACAGTTCCACACCTAACGTTGGAACAGGATCGTCGAACAGTTCCTCGGCTAACTCCGATAAAACGCATCTAAAGAACCTAGGTGGTTTAGACTTAGGCGATCCCCAGTGCAGAGAAAGGAtagaaaagtacaaagaagAGAGGAGAACGTTCTTAAGGGACAAGTACAGATCGGAGAGTTTTCGAGGGATGTTATCGAAGACAGAAGACGATGGGGAGCAGGCGCTTTTGGCTAGGCTAAAACAGAGAGCCACTAGGCCCTCCCTTCATTGa